A DNA window from Impatiens glandulifera chromosome 7, dImpGla2.1, whole genome shotgun sequence contains the following coding sequences:
- the LOC124945353 gene encoding ABC transporter G family member 26 yields MEDEINHLSLSPPTLGSIQISGTNGFGHNIEFISQAYLRNRSSEINIDDDNSYTSKDCPLPIYLKFEDVEYRVRLSRTASNPVSAVASKVSSKLNIEQDNFRQILMGITGSINPGEILALMGPSGSGKTTLLRIIGGRLRENLRGKITYNDIPYNPALKRRIGFVTQDDVLFPQLTVEETLIFSAFLRLPNSMSQRQKYEKVEMIIKELGLESCRHTRVGGGFVNGISGGERKRTSIGYEILVDPSLLLLDEPTSGLDSTSANKLLQILLGVAKAGRTVITTIHQPSSRMFHLFDKVLLISEGHPIYYGKPRESLEYFSSLRFVPEIPMNPAEFFLDMATGQVNDIQIPDDLRASMGSANFEKIVIKYLQAKYKALVEPKEKANQMNMTSPEDLQVAIQRKKDWTMSWWQQFKIVSKRTYRERCKDYFDKLRMIQALGVAVLLGLLWWNSQTETEAQLRDQIGLMFYICIFWTSSSIFGAVYVFPFEKIYLVKERKADMYRLSVYYVCSTLCDMMAHIIYPTFFMSVLYFMVGFTRTATCFFTTLSAILLIAITSQGAGELFGAAVLSIQRGGMIASFVLMLFLLSGGYYVQHIPKFMRWLKYISFMYHGFRLLLKVQYSGDQPYECESKGGCRPLQSSPSFDLVNLDGGLEEVWILLGMALGYRVLTYLSLRHRINNCK; encoded by the exons ATGGAGGACGAGATTAATCACCTCTCCCTTTCTCCACCTACATTGGGTTCCATCCAAATTTCAGGTACAAATGGTTTTGGTCACAACATTGAGTTCATATCTCAAGCTTATCTTAGAAACAGAAGTTCAGAAATCAACATTGATGATGATAATTCCTATACAAGTAAAGATTGCCCACTTCCTATATATCTCAAG TTTGAAGATGTTGAATACAGGGTGAGGCTTAGTAGAACTGCCTCCAATCCAGTTAGTGCAGTTGCTTCAAAAGTTTCTTCGAAACTAAACATTGAGCAAGATAATTTTAGGCAGATATTGATGGGTATAACTGGAAGTATAAACCCTGGTGAGATTCTTGCTTTGATGGGTCCTTCTGGTAGTGGGAAAACTACATTGTTGAGGATAATTGGAGGTAGATTACGGGAAAACTTAAGAGGGAAAATAACTTATAATGACATTCCTTATAATCCAGCTCTTAAGAGAAG GATAGGTTTCGTGACTCAAGATGATGTGCTCTTTCCTCAATTGACAGTTGAAGAAACTTTGATCTTCTCTGCATTTTTAAGACTTCCAAATAGTATGAGCCAAagacaaaaatatgaaaaagttgAGATGATTATTAAGGAATTAGGCCTTGAAAG TTGTCGCCATACAAGGGTTGGAGGAGGATTTGTTAATGGGATATCTGGGGgagaaagaaaaagaacaagTATAGGTTATGAGATTCTTGTTGATCCTTCATTACTATTGCTGGATGAACCTACTTCAGGCCTTGATTCAACTTCTGCTAATAAACTTCTTCAGATTCTCCTTGGAGTAGCTAAG GCTGGAAGGACAGTAATCACAACCATTCACCAGCCTTCTAGCAGGATGTTTCACTTGTTTGACAAAGTTCTTCTAATATCAGAAGGCCATCCAATCTACTATGGAAAACCTAGAGAATCTCTAGAATATTTCTCTTCTCTGAGATTTGTTCCCGAAATACCCATGAACCCGGCTGAGTTTTTTCTAGACATGGCCACTGGACAGGTAAACGACATTCAAATCCCCGATGATTTGCGTGCTTCAATGGGTAGTGCCAACTTTGAAAAGATCGTAATCAAG TACCTACAAGCTAAATACAAAGCCTTGGTGGAACCGAAAGAGAAAGCGAATCAAATGAACATGACGAGCCCCGAAGATCTTCAGGTTGCAATTCAAAGGAAGAAGGATTGGACTATGAGTTGGTGGCAACAGTTCAAGATAGTATCGAAGAGAACTTATAGGGAGAGATgcaaagattattttgacaagTTAAGAATGATTCAAGCACTTGGAGTTGCGGTTTTGCTTGGCCTTCTTTGGTGGAACTCCCAAACTGAAACCGAAGCTCAACTAAGAGATCAGATTGGTTTGATGTTCTACATTTGCATTTTCTGGACTTCTTCTTCAATATTCGGCGCTGTCTATGTTTTCCCATTCGAGAAAATCTATCTGGTGAAAGAAAGGAAGGCCGACATGTATAGGTTAAGCGTGTACTACGTTTGCAGCACGTTATGCGACATGATGGCACATATAATCTATCCCACATTTTTCATGTCCGTTTTGTATTTCATGGTCGGTTTTACAAGGACTGCTACTTGCTTCTTCACGACGCTCTCAGCAATCCTACTCATCGCCATCACAAGCCAA GGGGCAGGAGAACTCTTTGGTGCAGCAGTTCTAAGCATCCAAAGGGGCGGAATGATCGCTTCTTTTGTTTTAATGCTCTTCTTGTTGTCGGGAGGGTACTACGTTCAG CATATACCGAAATTTATGAGATGGTTGAAGTACATATCGTTCATGTATCACGGTTTTAGGCTTCTACTAAAGGTGCAATATTCTGGTGACCAACCGTATGAATGCGAAAGCAAAGGTGGGTGTCGCCCATTGCAGAGCTCGCCTTCGTTTGACTTGGTTAACTTGGATGGAGGACTCGAAGAAGTTTGGATTCTCTTGGGCATGGCTTTAGGTTATCGTGTATTGACATATCTTTCCCTTCGCCATAGAATCAACAATTGCAAATAA